A stretch of DNA from Cognatishimia sp. WU-CL00825:
TGGCTGTGGGATATACTCGTCAACTGCGGCCATCAACTCGGCGATTTTCTCTTTGCCGATGTTGTCGTCACGGTCTTCCAAAGCGGCCAGCGCAGAACCCGCGATGATCGGAATATCGTCGCCTGGGTAATCATAGTCAGACAGCAGCTCGCGGATTTCCATTTCAACCAGCTCAAGCAGCTCTTCGTCGTCGACTTGGTCCACTTTGTTCATGAAAACAACCATGGCCGGGATGCCAACCTGACGGCCGAGCAGGATGTGCTCGCGGGTCTGTGGCATGGGGCCGTCAGCGGCGTTCACAACCAGGATCGCGCCGTCCATTTGCGCCGCACCGGTGATCATGTTTTTCACGTAGTCCGCGTGACCTGGGCAGTCAACATGCGCATAGTGGCGCGCGTCGGTTTCATACTCAACGTGGGCA
This window harbors:
- a CDS encoding GTP-binding protein, encoding AHVEYETDARHYAHVDCPGHADYVKNMITGAAQMDGAILVVNAADGPMPQTREHILLGRQVGIPAMVVFMNKVDQVDDEELLELVEMEIRELLSDYDYPGDDIPIIAGSALAALEDRDDNIGKEKIAELMAAVDEYIPQP